Genomic segment of Tomitella fengzijianii:
CGCCAACACCCTCACCGCCCGGAAGCTGTCCGAGGACGACCTGATGCCCGGCGTCGCCGTCGTCGACTCGGGGGTGGCGCACCTGGTGCGCCGGCAGCGCGAGGGGTGGTCCTACCTGCGGCCGTGAACCGCCGGGCACAGGCGCAGTGTCGCCACGAAGGCTCTGCCGCCTGACGGGCTCTGCCGCCTCACAAGAAGTGCGGCACAGCCTTGACCAGCATCGTCACGCCCGTGGCGCCGAGAAGGGTGAGGACCAGGGCGCTGAACACGGAGGGGTTGATGCGGCCCCAGCGGCGCAGCGCCGTGCCCGCCGCCAGGCCGACGAGGGTCACCAGCGCGATCACCGAACCCAGCCACAGCAGCTGCGCGGTCATCAGGCCGTTCACCGACATCTGGCCGATGCGCTCGGCGAAGACCAGCGTGAACACCAGCGACATGCCGCCGATGTAGCGGCGGGCGTCGCGCTCGAAGGTGTGCAGGTAGGCGGGCAGCAGCGGCCCCATGTTCACCGCGCCCAGGAGCACGCCCTCGGCGACGCCGACGGCGCCCAGGGAGACGGGGTGCGCGGTGCCGGTGGCGGGCCGGCCCTTGCGGGCGACCGACCAGATCACGTAACTGACCAGCACGACGCCGATGATCACGCCCAGCAGCTGCTTGGCCGGGAAGTTCTTGAGGATGAACACGCCGATCACGGAGCCCACCAGGGCGGCGGCGACCAGAGACCAGTGCTGGCGGAGGTACTGCCAGCCGGTGCCCGTCTCGCCGACCTGGAACAGATTCATCACCAGGGCGGGCACGGCGAGCACGATCACGGCCACCGACGGGTCGATGAGCACCGCGGCCAGCGGCGTGGCGATGAGGGCGTATCCGAAGCCGGAGAGCCCCTTGACCGCGGCGGCGACCAGCGCGATCGCGACGAAGGCCATCAGGTGCGCCATGGTGAAGCCCTCGTTGAGGCCCTCGGTCAGCGCCTCCCGGCTGGTGCCCGGGAACAGCACGATCGCCGGGATCAGCACCAGCAGCACGGCGAGCGTCATCATGGTGCGCCGGTAGTCGAAGAATGCGCGAAGGCGGCCGCGCGCGGCGGGCTCGGCGGCCGGTGCGGCCGGGGCGGCAGCAGTGTCGACTGGGGGACTGTCGACGGGGACGGCGCCGGCGGCGGGATCGGTCTCGGAATCGGAGACGGCAGCGGTGGTCACGGGGGTACCTCGGGATCTCGGGGAACGCGCCGCGGGCGGGGGCCGGGCGGCGGGGGGCTCAGCGAGAAGCGGTACAGCCGGCGCTGCTCACGCGCAGCAGGTCCACATGGCGCCGCATGGTCAGCCGCACGCCGCAGCCGTGTCCGCGGTGCGGGACGGTGGTGCGGCGCATGGGGACCTCATTGCGTACGAGTGGTGTGTGACCGGGCCGGTCGGAGAGTGACCTGCGGATCAGTATAGGGCCAC
This window contains:
- a CDS encoding sulfite exporter TauE/SafE family protein, with the protein product MTTAAVSDSETDPAAGAVPVDSPPVDTAAAPAAPAAEPAARGRLRAFFDYRRTMMTLAVLLVLIPAIVLFPGTSREALTEGLNEGFTMAHLMAFVAIALVAAAVKGLSGFGYALIATPLAAVLIDPSVAVIVLAVPALVMNLFQVGETGTGWQYLRQHWSLVAAALVGSVIGVFILKNFPAKQLLGVIIGVVLVSYVIWSVARKGRPATGTAHPVSLGAVGVAEGVLLGAVNMGPLLPAYLHTFERDARRYIGGMSLVFTLVFAERIGQMSVNGLMTAQLLWLGSVIALVTLVGLAAGTALRRWGRINPSVFSALVLTLLGATGVTMLVKAVPHFL
- a CDS encoding putative leader peptide, whose translation is MRRTTVPHRGHGCGVRLTMRRHVDLLRVSSAGCTASR